In Paralichthys olivaceus isolate ysfri-2021 chromosome 1, ASM2471397v2, whole genome shotgun sequence, the following are encoded in one genomic region:
- the tgfbrap1 gene encoding transforming growth factor-beta receptor-associated protein 1 homolog, producing the protein MSVKAFELVPAVERDLLMGDKARINIECIECCGKHLYVGTNDCFIHHFLLDEVTSSKGKLSYSPQKLLHKYLGLKKPVAELRAASALERLIVLCDGIVFLVDMVTLETVPSAAGGGAKIRGVTAFCINENPVNGDPFCVEMGILSSKRRTVQIYMVYEDRVQLVKEVTTPEQPSAVSLDGYFLCLALATQYMILNYNTGASQDLFPYNSDERRPIVKTVGREEFLLAAPGGLGMFANAEGVSQRAPVNWSESVIGAAVCFPYVVALDESFITIHSMLDQQLKQTLSFRDGHILQDFEGKVILASTKAVYVLVPLPLERQIQDLLASHRVEEALTLTEGAQRNIPKDKFQILHKRILQQAGFIQFGQLQLVEAREHFRKGQLDVRELISLYPLLLPSSSSFTRCHPPLHEFADLNHLAQGDQEKVLRCKRFLISYLGEVRSTEVANGCREDVDTALLKLYAEQDHDSLLDLVASDNACLLADSVPWLEKYHKYYALGLLYHYNGQDSAALQLWIRVEDGDLQDSTRSDLYEYIVDFLCSCSNLDLVWKYADWALLKNPTIGIHIFTKRPVSKDLPQLNSDDVITYLGKHGQALLLYLEHLVLERKIQKEKFHTHLAVLYLQRVLSLLSQSPTDEQQLSTARDRLQALLRESNLYRVQLLLGKMDNCEQLLLERATLHGKLEEHDKALHILVHKLRDFPSAEAFCIWASSCRDSAYQQQLFHMLLGVYLDGSRPGKSETAAGGGSGDLEMAAVDLLNRHGEVFDAARVLRILPEGWSMQLLRPFLGRAVRASMHACRTSQIALGLAHSENLQLLHDRLKERKKPIFVSEKKGCHLCHNTFSEPDVVCLPGGVPVHTHCVAQRVRDSPTKRLLTNNSNHT; encoded by the exons ATGAGTGTGAAGGCTTTTGAGCTTGTCCCCGCTGTGGAGCGAGATCTCCTCATGGGCGACAAAGCTCGCATCAACATAGAGTGCATTGAATGCTGTGGAAAGCACTTGTACGTGGGCACCAACGACTGCTTTATCCACCACTTTCTGCTGGATGAGGTCACATCTTCCAAAGGGAAACTTAGTTACTCACCtcagaagctgctgcacaaataCCTGGGCCTCAAGAAACCAGTCGCTGAGCTGCGGGCAGCTTCTGCTTTGGAGCGCCTGATAGTACTTTGTGATGGAATCGTGTTCCTCGTTGACATGGTGACATTAGAGACTGTGCCatcagctgcaggaggcggagCCAAGATCAGAGGCGTTACAGCATTTTGCATTAACGAGAACCCGGTGAACGGTGATCCCTTCTGTGTGGAAATGGGAATACTCTCCTCCAAGCGGCGGACAGTGCAGATTTACATGGTGTACGAGGACAGAGTCCAGCTGGTCAAAGAGGTGACCACTCCTGAGCAGCCGAGTGCCGTCAGTCTCGATGGTTACTTCTTGTGCTTGGCCCTTGCTACACAATACATGATCCTGAACTACAACACAGGAGCTTCTCAGGATCTCTTCCCTTACAACAGTGATGAGAGGAGGCCCATTGTAAAAACGGTCGGCAGGGAGGAGTTCCTCTTAGCAGCACCTGGTGGTCTGG GAATGTTTGCCAATGCAGAAGGGGTATCTCAGCGGGCTCCAGTCAACTGGTCAGAGAGCGTGATTGGTGCCGCTGTGTGTTTTCCATACGTGGTGGCCTTGGATGAGAGCTTCATCACCATCCACAGCATGTTGGACCAACAGTTAAAACAGACCCTTTCATTCAGGGATGGACACATTCTGCAAGACTTTGAAG GGAAGGTAATCCTGGCTTCTACTAAGGCAGTGTACGTCCTGGTGCCTCTGCCACTGGAGAGACAGATCCAGGACTTATTGGCCAGTCACAGAGTGGAGGAGGCGCTCACCCTCACTGAGGGAGCACAGAGAAATATTCCCAAAGACAAATTCCAG ATTTTGCACAAACGAATCCTCCAGCAGGCGGGCTTCATACAGTTCGGCCAACTTCAGCTTGTAGAAGCAAGAGAACACTTCAG gAAGGGTCAGCTGGACGTGCGAGAGCTGATATCTCTCTACCCTCtactgctgccatcttcctcttctttcaccCGGTGCCACCCTCCTCTCCATGAGTTTGCCGATCTCAACCATCTGGCACAGGGCGACCAGGAGAAAGTGCTGCGGTGCAAGAGATTCCTCATCAGTTATTTGGGAGAG GTACGAAGCACAGAGGTGGCTAATGGTTGCAGAGAGGATGTGGACACAGCACTGTTAAAGCTGTATGCTGAACAAGATCACGACAGCCTTCTAGACCTGGTAGCTTCAGACAATGCCTGCCTGCTGGCGGACAGCGTCCCATGGCTAGAAAAATATCACAA ATATTATGCACTTGGGCTGCTCTATCATTATAATGGTCAGGATTCAGCAGCACTTCAG TTGTGGATTCGTGTGGAAGATGGGGATCTGCAAGACTCTACAAGATCTGACCTTTATGAGTACATTGTGGActttctctgctcctgctccaatCTGGACCTTGTATGGAAGTATGCAGACTGGGCCCTGCTGAAGAATCCCACT ATAGGCATCCACATCTTTACTAAGAGACCTGTCAGTAAAGATCTGCCACAATTGAATTCTGACGATGTCATCACTTACCTGGGAAAGCACGGCCAGGCGCTGCTCCTTTATTTGGAGCACCTGGTGCTGGAGAGGAAGATACAG AAAGAGAAGTTCCACACACACCTGGCTGTGTTGTACCTGCAGAGGGTCTTGTCACTGCTCTCACAGTCGCCCACAGATGAACAGCAGCTCAGCACTGCTAGAGACAGACTCCAGGCCCTACTCAGGGAGTCTAACCTCTACCGTGTACAGCTTCTTTTAG GTAAGATGGACAACTGTGAACAACTGCTGCTAGAGCGTGCAACACTACATGGAAAACTGGAGGAGCACGATAAAGCTCTGCACATACTGGTGCACAAGCTCAGAGACTTCCCTTCCGCCGAGGCCTTCTGTATATGGGCATCGTCTTGTCGGGACTCCGCTTATCAACAGCAGCTGTTTCACATGCTCTTAGGAGTTTATCTCGACGGGAGCCGTCCTGGAAAATCCGAGACTGCAGCGGGAGGTGGCAGTGGAGACTTGGAGATGGCAGCGGTTGACCTCTTAAATCGCCACGGCGAGGTGTTCGATGCCGCCCGTGTCCTTCGCATTCTCCCAGAAGGCTGGTCGATGCAGCTGCTGCGGCCCTTTCTGGGTCGAGCGGTCCGGGCCAGTATGCACGCCTGCCGCACCTCCCAGATTGCTCTGGGGCTTGCCCACTCTGAAAACCTTCAACTGCTGCATGACAGG TTGAAAGAGCGTAAGAAACCCATCTTTGTGTCTGAAAAGAAAGGATGCCACCTGTGCCACAACACCTTCAGTGAGCCCGATGTGGTGTGTCTGCCCGGTGGAGTGCCTGTCCACACTCACTGCGTCGCCCAGAGAGTAAGAGACTCTCCCACAAAGAGACTGTTAACTAATAACAGTAACCACACGTGA